In Silene latifolia isolate original U9 population chromosome X, ASM4854445v1, whole genome shotgun sequence, the following proteins share a genomic window:
- the LOC141618097 gene encoding uncharacterized protein LOC141618097 — MASITMVNKLNLGTQDHPNPYKLIWLNKGAEVKVNKQCLVPFSIGKVYKDDVLCDVVPMYACHLLLGRPWEFDMSTTHQGKENVYSFKHEGKKVTLTPLPPNQRICGSPNMPEEISGVLFLSEAAMIQEMKQEQPVLILLSKEVTEREGSELPAEIEPLIHKFRDVPAYRSDPAATKELQHQIKELMSKGFVRQSLSPCAVPALLVPKKDGIWRMCTETRAINNITVKYRFPILRLDDMLDELSGARVFSKIDLRQGYHRVRIRDGDE; from the exons ATGGCTTCCATCACCATGGTAAACAAGCTGAATCTGGGGACTCAGGATCACCCAAATCCTTACAAGCTCATATGGTTAAACAAGGGAGCAGAGGTTAAGGTTAACAAACAATGTCTGGTCCCATTCTCCATTGGGAAGGTATACAAGGATGATGTACTGTGTGATGTTGTACCCATGTATGCTTGCCACCTGCTGTTAGGGAGGCCATGGGAGTTTGACATGAGTACAACTCATCAGGGAAAGGAGAATGTTTACAGCTTCAAGCATGAAGGTAAGAAGGTCACCCTAACCCCCTTACCACCCAATCAAAGAATCTGTGGGAGCCCAAACATGCCTGAAGAGATCAGTGGTGTGTTGTTCTTGTCTGAGGCAGCCATGATCCAGGAAATGAAACAGGAGCAACCTGTATTAATCCTACTATCCAAGGAAGTAACTGAAAGAGAGGGTTCAGAGTTGCCTGCAGAAATTGAACCTTTGATCCATAAGTTCAGGGATGT ACCTGCTTACAGGAGTGATCCAGCAGCCACCAAGGAGTTACAACACCAAATTAAGGAGCTCATGAGCAAAGGCTTTGTCAGGCAATCTCTAagtccttgtgcagtccctgcATTGCTTGTTCCTAAGAAGGATGGAATATGGAGAATGTGTACTGAAACTAGAGCCATCAATAATATTACTGTCAAATATAGATTCCCAATTCTAAGGTTAGATGACATGCTTGATGAACTGAGTGGTGCCAGGgttttttccaagattgatctcaggcaaggTTACCATCGGGTGAGAATCAGAGATGGAGATGAATGA